A region of Solanum dulcamara chromosome 7, daSolDulc1.2, whole genome shotgun sequence DNA encodes the following proteins:
- the LOC129896730 gene encoding omega-hydroxypalmitate O-feruloyl transferase-like: MENGKNNVVIELIVKQGEPSLVQPAEETEKGQYYLSNLDQNIAVPVRTIYCFKSEEKGNENAAEVMKDALSKVLVHYYPLAGRLTLSQEMKLIVDCSGEGAVFVEAEANCNIEDIGDNTKPDPVTLGKLVYDIPGAKNILEIPPLVAQVTKFKCGGFVLGLCMNHCMFDGIGAMEFVNSWGETARGIPIKVLPFLDRSILKPRNPPKPEYTHNEFAEIEDISDSTKLYQEEMLYKAFCFGAEKLEQLKAKAKEDGNVTKCTSFEALSAFVWKARTQALQMKPDQKTKLLFAVDGRSRFDPSIPQGYFGNGIVLTNALCTAAEIVENPLSVAVKLVQEAVKLVTDSYMKSAIDYFEATRARPSLTATLLITTWSRLSFHTTDFGWGEPIVSGPVALPEKEVSLFLSHGKERRSVNVLLGLPASAMKTFEELIMEI, encoded by the exons ATGGAGAATGGTAAAAACAATGTTGTTATTGAGCTTATTGTGAAGCAAGGAGAGCCAAGTTTGGTGCAACCAGCAGAGGAAACAGAGAAGGGACAATATTACTTATCAAATCTTGATCAGAATATAGCCGTGCCGGTTCGGACAATTTACTGTTTCAAATCAGAAGAAAAGGGGAATGAGAATGCTGCTGAAGTGATGAAGGATGCTTTGTCAAAGGTTCTTGTTCACTACTATCCACTAGCAGGGAGATTGACTTTAAGCCAGGAAATGAAGCTTATTGTGGACTGTAGTGGAGAAGGGGCAGTTTTTGTTGAGGCAGAAGCAAATTGTAACATAGAGGACATTGGTGATAATACTAAGCCTGATCCTGTTACACTTGGCAAACTTGTTTATGACATCCCTGGTGCTAAAAACATACTAGAAATCCCTCCCCTGGTGGCTCAG GTGACAAAGTTCAAATGTGGGGGATTTGTGCTTGGTCTGTGCATGAACCATTGCATGTTTGATGGGATTGGAGCCATGGAGTTTGTGAATTCTTGGGGTGAAACTGCCAGAGGTATACCTATCAAAGTCCTTCCATTCCTAGACAGGAGCATACTCAAGCCTAGAAATCCACCAAAACCCGAATATACTCATAATGAGTTTGCTGAAATTGAAGATATATCAGACTCTACTAAATTATACCAAGAAGAAATGCTGTACAAGGCCTTCTGTTTTGGCGCTGAGAAGCTTGAACAACTAAAAGCAAAAGCCAAAGAAGATGGCAATGTTACCAAATGCACTTCATTTGAAGCCCTTTCAGCTTTCGTCTGGAAAGCGCGAACTCAGGCATTGCAAATGAAGCCTGATCAaaagacaaaacttctctttgCTGTGGATGGAAGATCAAGATTTGATCCCTCAATTCCACAAGGGTATTTTGGAAACGGAATCGTTTTAACTAATGCACTCTGCACCGCTGCAGAGATAGTCGAAAATCCACTTTCAGTTGCTGTGAAGTTAGTTCAAGAAGCTGTTAAATTAGTGACAGACAGTTACATGAAATCTGCTATAGACTATTTTGAAGCAACAAGAGCTAGGCCTTCTTTAACTGCTACTCTTCTTATTACTACTTGGTCTAGGCTTTCTTTCCACACGACGGATTTCGGATGGGGAGAGCCTATTGTATCAGGGCCAGTGGCTTTGCCAGAGAAGGAAGTTTCTCTGTTTCTTTCTCATGGTAAAGAGAGGAGAAGTGTCAATGTGCTTCTAGGATTGCCAGCTTCTGCTATGAAGACATTTGAAGAACTGATCATGGAGATCTAA